Proteins co-encoded in one Nonlabens agnitus genomic window:
- a CDS encoding pirin family protein yields MSNTGLIIEERSRDIGDFLVGRLIPFRKKRMVGPFIFIDHMGPEALGPDKYMDVDQHPHIGLSTLTYLMEGQLQHQDGIGTDQTILPGSVNWMVGGKGVTHTERTPQTLRDSKTEFTMHGYQIWVALPKDLEDCEPEFHHIEADALPTWQDQGATFTLVAGKGYGKESPVPVHSELFMIDIKTTADYPFHAAGNLTGEIGITVVTGSVTACGDVIEEGNMLVSKTEDVCDLVIAAGSHILIFGGEPFPEERHIYWNFVSHSKEKIEAAKAAWKNKTFPMMANDDSYVALPD; encoded by the coding sequence ATGTCCAACACGGGTTTGATTATAGAAGAGCGCAGTCGCGACATAGGCGACTTTTTAGTAGGTAGGTTGATACCATTCCGTAAGAAGCGCATGGTAGGTCCCTTTATTTTTATTGACCACATGGGTCCTGAGGCGCTGGGTCCTGATAAATATATGGATGTGGATCAGCATCCACATATTGGACTATCAACATTGACCTATTTGATGGAAGGCCAGTTGCAACATCAAGACGGTATAGGCACAGATCAAACGATCTTGCCAGGATCAGTCAACTGGATGGTAGGCGGTAAAGGCGTCACGCATACGGAGCGTACACCGCAAACCTTGCGCGACTCCAAAACCGAATTCACGATGCATGGTTATCAGATTTGGGTAGCGTTGCCTAAAGATCTGGAAGATTGCGAACCCGAATTTCATCATATCGAGGCAGATGCCTTGCCTACCTGGCAAGATCAAGGAGCAACTTTTACATTAGTTGCTGGAAAAGGCTATGGCAAAGAATCGCCAGTGCCTGTGCATTCTGAGCTTTTTATGATCGACATCAAAACCACTGCAGATTATCCCTTTCACGCTGCTGGGAATCTGACGGGTGAAATAGGTATCACAGTTGTCACTGGTAGTGTGACTGCTTGCGGTGATGTGATAGAAGAAGGAAATATGCTGGTAAGTAAAACCGAGGACGTTTGCGATCTGGTCATCGCTGCGGGTAGTCACATCTTGATTTTTGGCGGTGAGCCGTTCCCAGAAGAGCGCCATATCTATTGGAATTTTGTGAGTCATTCCAAAGAAAAGATTGAAGCCGCTAAAGCCGCTTGGAAAAACAAAACGTTCCCCATGATGGCGAACGATGATAGTTATGTGGCTTTGCCGGATTGA
- a CDS encoding PLDc N-terminal domain-containing protein — protein sequence MPLFIVLWIYCVYDIVTHKYQNDRDKLIYLLLVIVVPVIGIPLYLIFWRTKKTGKLNKSIF from the coding sequence ATGCCTTTATTTATAGTGTTGTGGATCTACTGTGTTTATGACATCGTGACTCATAAATATCAGAATGATAGGGACAAACTGATCTACCTATTATTGGTAATCGTGGTGCCCGTGATAGGCATCCCTTTGTATCTCATATTCTGGAGGACTAAAAAAACGGGTAAATTGAACAAGTCGATCTTTTAA
- the metG gene encoding methionine--tRNA ligase yields MNHQQRYTITAALPYTNGPVHIGHLAGVYVPADIYARYQRLKGADVAFICGSDEHGVPITLKAKKEGVTPQEIVDRYHKIIGDSFEEFGISFDNYSRTSAPIHHDTASDFFTKLYNDGKFIEQVTEQLYDAEANQFLADRFVVGTCPKCGNPESYGDQCERCGTSHNATDLIEPKSAITGNVPELRETKHWFLPLDQYSEWLNEWIVDGHAADWKTNVLGQVKGWIADGLKPRAVTRDLDWGIPVPVEGADGKVLYVWFDAPIGYISSTKEWAAREGKNWEDYWKNEDTKLLHFIGKDNIVFHCIIFPAMLKAHGEFILPDNVPANEFLNLEDDKISTSRNWAVWLHEYLEDFPGQQDVLRYVLTANAPETKDNNFTWKDFQARNNNELVAILGNFINRALVLTHKYYDGVVPEPGAFTQVDQETLDAVNAFPASIESSLERYRFRESANEFMNLARLGNKYLADEEPWKIIKTDPERVKTVMFVGLQIAAALAVLAEPFLPHTAKKLQDMLNIASNPAARLRADLVKIEWNDIAQKQELFHHGYKINKAELLFSKIEDEQIEAQLAKLEATKASNKSTTPNLMPQKEETNYDDFMKMDLRVAEILTAEKLPKSNKLMVMTVDTGIDKRTIVSGIAKHFTAEELVGRKVTVLANLAPRKLMGVESQGMILLAEDPDGKLVFVNPDDAIVNGATIA; encoded by the coding sequence ATGAACCATCAACAACGATATACGATTACAGCGGCATTGCCGTATACTAACGGTCCAGTCCATATAGGTCACCTAGCAGGCGTTTATGTCCCGGCAGATATTTATGCGCGCTACCAGCGACTAAAAGGTGCAGATGTTGCCTTTATTTGCGGTAGTGACGAGCATGGTGTGCCCATTACCTTAAAGGCCAAAAAAGAAGGCGTCACCCCACAAGAAATTGTGGACCGCTACCATAAAATTATTGGTGATTCCTTTGAAGAATTTGGGATCTCGTTTGATAATTACAGCCGCACCAGCGCGCCCATCCATCATGATACGGCCAGTGATTTTTTCACCAAATTATATAACGATGGCAAGTTCATCGAGCAGGTTACGGAGCAGCTTTATGATGCAGAGGCCAACCAGTTTCTAGCCGATCGTTTTGTCGTGGGAACCTGTCCCAAGTGCGGCAATCCAGAATCTTACGGTGATCAATGCGAGCGTTGCGGGACTTCCCACAATGCCACCGATTTGATCGAGCCTAAAAGTGCCATCACCGGCAACGTCCCAGAATTGCGCGAGACCAAACACTGGTTCCTACCACTGGACCAGTACAGCGAGTGGCTCAATGAATGGATCGTAGATGGCCATGCGGCCGACTGGAAAACCAATGTATTAGGGCAAGTCAAGGGCTGGATCGCAGATGGTTTAAAGCCACGCGCGGTAACTCGAGATCTGGATTGGGGAATTCCTGTTCCCGTAGAAGGTGCAGACGGCAAAGTGTTGTACGTCTGGTTTGATGCGCCTATCGGTTACATCTCCTCTACTAAGGAATGGGCAGCTCGTGAAGGCAAGAATTGGGAAGATTACTGGAAGAATGAGGATACCAAACTCCTTCATTTTATAGGCAAGGACAACATTGTTTTTCACTGTATCATTTTCCCGGCGATGCTCAAGGCGCACGGCGAGTTCATCTTGCCAGACAACGTGCCAGCAAACGAATTTTTGAATCTGGAAGATGATAAAATATCCACCTCGCGTAATTGGGCGGTCTGGTTGCATGAATACCTAGAGGATTTCCCGGGTCAACAAGACGTATTGCGTTACGTGTTGACTGCTAATGCTCCAGAAACTAAAGACAATAACTTTACCTGGAAGGATTTCCAGGCGCGCAACAACAATGAATTGGTCGCCATTCTTGGGAACTTCATCAATCGTGCGCTGGTGTTGACACACAAATATTACGATGGAGTCGTGCCAGAGCCTGGTGCGTTTACACAGGTAGATCAAGAGACACTAGACGCTGTCAATGCCTTTCCAGCCAGTATAGAAAGCAGTCTGGAGAGATATCGCTTTCGCGAAAGCGCCAACGAGTTCATGAATCTTGCAAGATTGGGAAACAAGTACCTAGCCGATGAAGAACCGTGGAAAATCATCAAAACCGACCCAGAACGTGTAAAAACCGTGATGTTTGTTGGACTTCAAATCGCTGCAGCGCTTGCCGTTCTTGCAGAACCATTCTTGCCACATACCGCAAAGAAATTACAGGACATGCTCAACATCGCTTCTAATCCAGCTGCACGATTGCGTGCAGATCTAGTAAAGATTGAATGGAACGACATCGCTCAAAAACAAGAGCTATTCCATCACGGCTATAAAATCAATAAAGCCGAATTACTTTTCTCTAAAATAGAGGACGAACAAATAGAAGCACAACTTGCCAAACTAGAAGCTACTAAAGCCTCCAACAAATCCACAACACCTAATCTTATGCCACAAAAAGAAGAAACCAATTACGATGATTTCATGAAAATGGACCTGCGTGTCGCAGAAATCCTGACTGCTGAAAAACTACCGAAGTCCAACAAACTAATGGTGATGACAGTGGATACAGGCATCGACAAAAGAACCATCGTGAGCGGTATCGCAAAACACTTCACGGCTGAAGAATTGGTGGGCAGAAAAGTAACCGTCCTTGCCAACCTCGCGCCCAGAAAACTAATGGGTGTTGAATCTCAAGGAATGATTCTACTCGCCGAAGATCCAGATGGGAAATTGGTTTTTGTCAATCCAGATGATGCGATTGTGAATGGGGCGACGATAGCGTAG
- a CDS encoding DUF5689 domain-containing protein, whose product MKNLNKLFALLAVVAISFSCVEDDDFAIPDLNEVVVEAPAGTANLTTIINQYENTFGGQDPEPITFDATDGFVEGYVVSSDEGGNYFKELVIQNAPENPTVGVNVQADLSPLFTRFNFGRKVYIKLDGLTLGESNGVYTLGIGEDLERIFASEVLNTILRDEETAAIVPKEVTLNEVNESLENQWVRVSNVQFLDSELGKTFATERGDTFDGDRLIQTCEDFFATPLVFQTSTFADFKSIRVPEGSGSIDGLILRDFRDEFFVLKANAPSNFDFDPTTRCEFDVVACGTANGPGANSLINENFNGGVNNTATMPAGWTNYVQAGTVEWESYFDGDRNSPATRATTFRSGDESSIAWLITPQIDFDAQTGEVLNFFTSNDFADASTLEVLFSNDWDGTPAGVETATWSALADATVVPNSEFFRNFVSSGNISLDCVDGTGAIAFKYTGNDVDGGTANGGYQLDDVTITSN is encoded by the coding sequence ATGAAAAATTTAAACAAACTCTTTGCTTTGCTAGCAGTAGTTGCGATCTCTTTTTCTTGTGTGGAAGATGATGATTTTGCAATACCAGATTTGAATGAGGTTGTGGTAGAAGCTCCTGCCGGCACCGCTAATCTCACCACAATTATTAACCAGTACGAGAACACCTTTGGTGGGCAAGATCCAGAGCCTATCACATTTGATGCAACAGACGGCTTTGTTGAAGGTTATGTCGTTTCTAGCGATGAAGGTGGTAATTACTTCAAAGAATTAGTGATCCAGAATGCTCCTGAAAATCCTACCGTTGGTGTAAACGTTCAGGCAGATCTTAGTCCTTTGTTCACCCGTTTTAACTTTGGTCGTAAAGTGTATATCAAACTAGATGGTTTGACTTTAGGAGAATCAAATGGTGTGTACACACTAGGTATAGGCGAGGATCTTGAAAGAATATTTGCTTCAGAAGTTTTGAATACCATCCTGCGCGATGAAGAAACAGCGGCTATTGTTCCCAAGGAAGTTACTTTGAACGAGGTTAATGAATCACTAGAAAACCAATGGGTAAGAGTTTCTAATGTTCAGTTTTTAGATTCTGAATTAGGAAAGACATTTGCGACAGAAAGAGGTGACACCTTTGACGGTGACCGTCTGATTCAAACCTGCGAAGACTTCTTTGCAACACCTTTAGTTTTTCAAACTTCAACCTTTGCAGATTTTAAATCTATCAGAGTTCCTGAAGGTAGTGGCTCCATCGATGGGCTTATCTTGAGAGATTTTAGAGATGAGTTTTTTGTATTGAAAGCAAATGCTCCATCAAATTTTGATTTTGATCCAACTACTCGTTGTGAGTTTGACGTGGTTGCCTGTGGCACTGCTAATGGACCTGGAGCTAATTCGTTAATTAATGAAAACTTTAATGGTGGTGTGAATAATACTGCCACCATGCCAGCCGGCTGGACCAATTATGTACAAGCTGGTACCGTGGAATGGGAATCTTATTTTGACGGCGATAGAAACAGCCCTGCAACAAGAGCTACTACATTTAGAAGTGGTGATGAGAGCTCTATCGCATGGTTGATCACTCCACAAATAGACTTTGATGCACAAACCGGTGAGGTACTCAACTTCTTTACTTCAAATGATTTTGCAGATGCTTCGACTCTAGAGGTTCTTTTCTCCAATGACTGGGATGGAACACCTGCAGGTGTTGAAACCGCGACATGGAGCGCATTGGCAGACGCCACTGTAGTTCCCAACAGCGAGTTTTTTAGAAACTTTGTTTCTTCAGGAAATATTTCTCTTGACTGTGTTGACGGTACCGGTGCGATTGCATTTAAGTACACGGGCAACGATGTTGATGGCGGTACGGCAAACGGTGGTTATCAATTAGATGATGTTACCATTACCAGCAACTAA
- a CDS encoding S66 peptidase family protein, which translates to MKAYQPFPSLCEGDHIRILCTARSVEAVDLQPATEWLSSLGFQVSLGKTIGNKDHQYGGTNEKRLHDFMDALKDENVNAIWIARGGYGTVKIVDQIDLNVLNGKNKLLIGYSDVTHLHGLWQCNGLQSMHAFMPREIGEKSKAVRESFQYAATQSPQNYTIPNTQHLKPVTLKAPIVGGNLSVLVSMLGSATFPELDGHFLFIEDLDELLYHVDRMVTVLSRAGKLAHLKGLIVGGFTDIKDHDTPFGKTVEEIIQEHTADYSYPVIYGFPAGHVVDNYSFVLGKDITVAIKKENITISQ; encoded by the coding sequence ATGAAAGCATATCAACCATTTCCATCGCTGTGTGAAGGTGACCATATTAGGATCTTATGTACAGCGCGATCTGTTGAAGCGGTAGACTTACAGCCAGCTACAGAATGGTTAAGCTCTTTGGGTTTTCAAGTTAGTTTAGGAAAAACCATTGGTAATAAAGATCACCAATATGGTGGAACCAATGAGAAACGTCTACACGATTTCATGGATGCCCTGAAAGATGAGAACGTCAACGCTATATGGATTGCTCGTGGTGGTTATGGCACGGTTAAAATTGTGGATCAAATTGATTTGAACGTTTTGAACGGCAAGAACAAACTCTTGATAGGCTACTCTGATGTCACTCATCTTCATGGTTTATGGCAGTGCAACGGCCTTCAAAGTATGCATGCTTTTATGCCTAGGGAAATAGGAGAAAAGTCTAAAGCCGTTCGAGAAAGCTTTCAATACGCAGCTACCCAAAGTCCACAAAACTATACAATACCAAATACACAACATCTAAAGCCTGTCACTCTCAAGGCGCCGATTGTAGGCGGAAATCTATCTGTCCTAGTAAGTATGTTAGGTTCTGCTACGTTTCCTGAACTGGATGGACATTTTCTGTTTATAGAAGACCTTGATGAATTGTTGTATCACGTGGACCGTATGGTCACCGTCTTAAGTAGAGCTGGAAAACTAGCCCACTTGAAAGGTCTTATCGTTGGCGGCTTTACCGACATCAAGGATCACGACACACCATTTGGAAAAACGGTGGAAGAGATTATTCAAGAGCACACGGCAGACTATTCGTACCCTGTAATCTACGGGTTTCCAGCTGGCCATGTGGTAGATAATTATAGCTTTGTTCTAGGGAAAGACATTACAGTAGCTATCAAAAAGGAAAACATCACTATCTCGCAATAA
- a CDS encoding YraN family protein, translating into MAQHNELGSVGEDLAAAHLLKKGYQILTRNYTYQKGEIDIIARLDDLIVIVEVKTRSTPDFGDPQDFLKPLQIKRLVETAHHFVEELEEPDVEVRFDIVAIIKNKAGTRIEHLEDAFYHF; encoded by the coding sequence ATGGCGCAGCACAATGAATTAGGTTCTGTAGGTGAAGATCTTGCGGCTGCACATCTTCTTAAAAAAGGATATCAAATATTGACGCGTAATTACACCTATCAAAAAGGTGAGATCGATATTATCGCCAGGTTGGATGACCTGATCGTGATTGTCGAGGTGAAGACAAGGTCCACACCAGATTTTGGTGATCCACAAGATTTCCTGAAACCACTACAAATCAAAAGGCTGGTAGAGACTGCTCATCATTTCGTAGAAGAATTGGAAGAGCCCGATGTTGAGGTACGCTTTGATATCGTTGCCATCATAAAAAACAAGGCAGGAACGAGGATAGAGCATCTAGAAGATGCCTTTTACCATTTCTAA
- a CDS encoding carboxypeptidase-like regulatory domain-containing protein produces the protein MNQFYSRFLLAVMMLTSTLGMAQELLKGRVIDETTEEPIPGAIITIRGSNQQATTDAQGYFVFEQDLEEGDQMVIIESNEYLTRNIPVVIIKGSIVNLDPLYLKVDNIQQEQAQGIVSLTENDLADDDNAANNVSGLLQATRDQFLRAAAFDFSATFFRPRGLNSEDGKILINGLEMNKQFSGRPQWSNWGGINDLQRNQTFTMGLAPADDTFGGYGGVQSIDMRASQQRAGSQISYASANRSYRARFMGTYKSGLLSSGWAYAITASRRSGEEGFVDGTLYDANSVSLNVERKLSENHFLNFTGIYASNRRGRRTAITEEIKDLKGIEYNPFWGLQDNAQRNSRIREIDEPILMLNHYWTISPKVQLQTNASYQFGKIGNTRIDNGGTRLDNTLGRDVYIGGAPNPNPDYYQNLPSYFLRNGNTSFDLASAFRAEQEFINDGQLDWEDLYRQNLTVRENGGNSIYAIQEDRIDDNQFQASTILTADLADNILLTAGANYRKLRSENYALLQDLLGGTGFLDVDFFAEETANIDQVQNDAAQSDVRNPNRIVTEGDRYKYNYIIDANVVNAFAQAQFKTNKIDYFVAGSVTQTDYQRDGLYENGNFLGNESFGKSEKVDFTNFGVKGGATYKINGLNLLNFNGAYITRAPYIRNTFVNARQNNLIVDGLESEKSYSFDGSYIYRSPILKLRATGYYTQFEDGNDINFFFTENFVGEQGGFIQEVVTGIDRRNYGLELGIEYQITPTINLKAAVAAGQNIYSDDAQVYYTTDDQLREDLFGGGIVRDGNRVIYGDGSVNLKNYHVAGGPETAAQIGFEYRDPEYWNIGVTANYFANGYIDPSIIRRSDRFRLDEDGQEFNDFDPVLAKELLKQEQFDDYVLVNVIGGKSWRIDDKYVGFFATINNVFNIEYKTGGFEQSRTTNFQSVRDDRNNPTEVFAPRYFFGNGATYYLNVYLRF, from the coding sequence ATGAATCAATTCTACTCCAGATTTTTACTGGCTGTCATGATGCTCACTTCTACTCTAGGGATGGCACAAGAACTGCTTAAAGGTCGCGTCATTGACGAGACTACCGAAGAACCCATTCCTGGTGCCATCATCACGATAAGAGGTTCAAACCAACAAGCAACTACAGACGCGCAGGGATATTTTGTTTTTGAACAGGACCTTGAAGAAGGTGACCAAATGGTGATCATCGAGTCCAATGAATACCTAACCCGCAACATTCCAGTGGTGATCATTAAAGGTTCCATAGTAAATCTAGATCCTCTTTATTTAAAGGTGGATAACATACAGCAAGAACAGGCTCAAGGAATCGTTTCCCTGACAGAGAATGACCTCGCTGATGACGATAACGCCGCAAACAATGTTTCTGGATTATTACAAGCCACGAGAGATCAATTTTTAAGAGCAGCTGCTTTCGATTTTAGCGCGACATTCTTTAGACCTAGAGGTCTTAATAGTGAAGATGGTAAGATTCTTATCAACGGTCTTGAAATGAACAAGCAATTCTCTGGTAGACCACAGTGGTCCAATTGGGGCGGCATCAACGATCTGCAACGCAACCAGACCTTTACCATGGGACTGGCACCTGCAGACGACACTTTTGGTGGATATGGTGGTGTACAAAGTATTGACATGAGAGCTTCACAACAACGTGCAGGTTCACAGATTTCCTACGCCAGTGCCAATAGAAGTTACCGCGCCCGCTTTATGGGAACCTATAAAAGTGGTTTGCTTAGCAGCGGTTGGGCTTATGCGATTACTGCTTCCAGAAGAAGCGGTGAAGAAGGTTTTGTAGATGGAACTTTATACGATGCAAATTCAGTCAGTCTTAATGTAGAACGTAAGCTGAGCGAGAATCACTTCTTGAATTTTACCGGTATCTATGCCTCTAACAGACGTGGACGTAGAACTGCGATTACAGAAGAGATCAAAGACCTTAAAGGTATAGAGTACAACCCATTCTGGGGACTACAGGACAATGCACAACGCAATTCCAGAATAAGAGAGATTGACGAGCCTATCTTGATGTTGAACCACTACTGGACAATCTCTCCTAAAGTACAGTTACAGACCAATGCTTCTTACCAGTTTGGTAAAATTGGAAACACCAGAATTGATAATGGTGGTACTAGATTGGACAACACTCTAGGCCGCGACGTTTATATAGGTGGCGCACCTAACCCTAATCCAGATTATTATCAAAATCTACCTAGCTATTTCTTGAGAAATGGAAATACTTCTTTTGACCTTGCCTCTGCGTTCAGAGCAGAACAGGAGTTCATCAATGATGGGCAGTTGGATTGGGAAGATTTATATAGGCAAAACTTGACTGTTCGAGAAAATGGAGGAAACTCCATTTATGCAATTCAAGAAGACAGAATCGATGACAATCAATTTCAAGCTAGTACCATCCTTACAGCAGACCTAGCAGACAATATCTTACTTACTGCAGGTGCTAATTACAGAAAGCTTAGAAGTGAAAATTATGCATTGTTACAAGACCTCCTAGGCGGAACTGGTTTTCTAGACGTAGATTTCTTTGCAGAAGAAACCGCTAACATAGATCAGGTACAAAATGATGCTGCTCAATCTGATGTTAGAAACCCTAATAGAATTGTCACCGAAGGTGACCGTTATAAATACAACTATATTATAGATGCTAATGTAGTCAACGCATTTGCACAAGCACAGTTCAAGACCAATAAAATCGATTACTTCGTAGCAGGATCTGTAACTCAGACAGACTACCAACGTGATGGACTTTATGAAAATGGAAACTTTTTAGGAAACGAATCTTTTGGAAAAAGTGAGAAGGTTGACTTTACGAACTTTGGTGTAAAAGGTGGTGCTACCTACAAAATCAATGGTTTGAACCTACTTAACTTCAATGGAGCATATATAACAAGAGCACCTTACATAAGAAACACCTTTGTTAACGCTCGCCAAAACAACCTTATCGTTGACGGTCTAGAGTCAGAGAAGAGTTACAGTTTTGACGGTAGTTATATCTATCGTTCTCCTATTCTAAAATTGAGAGCTACCGGTTACTATACCCAGTTTGAGGATGGAAATGATATCAATTTCTTCTTTACAGAAAATTTTGTTGGTGAACAAGGTGGATTTATTCAAGAGGTAGTGACTGGAATTGATAGAAGAAACTATGGTCTGGAACTAGGTATTGAGTATCAAATCACTCCTACCATCAATTTGAAAGCTGCGGTTGCGGCAGGACAAAATATATACTCTGACGATGCACAAGTATATTACACTACTGATGATCAATTACGAGAAGATTTATTTGGAGGTGGCATCGTTCGAGATGGTAACAGAGTAATCTATGGTGATGGATCTGTAAATCTAAAAAACTACCATGTAGCTGGCGGTCCAGAAACAGCAGCACAAATAGGATTTGAATATCGTGATCCAGAATATTGGAACATTGGAGTTACTGCCAACTATTTTGCTAATGGCTACATAGACCCAAGCATCATAAGAAGATCTGACAGATTCAGACTTGACGAGGACGGGCAAGAGTTCAATGATTTTGATCCTGTGCTTGCCAAAGAACTTTTAAAGCAGGAACAATTTGATGATTATGTCCTAGTGAATGTGATTGGTGGAAAATCTTGGAGAATTGATGACAAGTACGTAGGGTTCTTTGCTACCATCAACAATGTATTTAACATCGAATACAAAACAGGTGGATTTGAGCAGTCTCGTACTACAAACTTTCAATCTGTACGAGACGACAGAAACAACCCAACGGAGGTCTTTGCACCAAGATACTTTTTTGGTAATGGGGCTACCTACTATCTAAACGTTTACCTAAGATTCTAA
- a CDS encoding PLDc N-terminal domain-containing protein, protein MIPASFIIIIGLTFIGLWVYCIADIAKSRFVNENNKLIYILVVVLAPVIGILLYLAMWQKEKVTIPRDI, encoded by the coding sequence ATGATTCCTGCCTCTTTTATTATCATCATCGGATTAACTTTTATTGGTTTATGGGTGTACTGCATCGCAGACATTGCTAAAAGCAGGTTTGTGAATGAAAACAATAAATTGATTTATATCCTGGTAGTGGTACTTGCACCAGTAATCGGAATTCTGCTCTATCTAGCCATGTGGCAAAAAGAAAAGGTGACAATACCAAGGGACATTTAA
- a CDS encoding endonuclease/exonuclease/phosphatase family protein has product MSALAYFAFAKATTAQTTEAKQYKVQTIAFYNLENLFDTEDDTTIFDEASPIMEMDEGIREEVYQKKLSNMARVIRKIGAEKSQSAPTILGVCEVENRKVLEDLVNHPLLREFDYGIEHFNSPDRRGIDTGFLYKKREFKVLNSTLKELLIYDPVDGDRIYTRDPIIVTGELNGDKMTFIVNHWPSRSGGEQKSRSKRNAAAELNKSIIDSLHSIDSMSKIFVMGDLNDDPTNESVKDILNAQENREEVKPQMIYNPYLQMHRDGYSTLFYRDAGNLFDQIMFTYPMLMEANQSGYQYWQSHIYNPSFMSNKTGQYKGYPYRSFLGSTFTGGFSDHFPVYVYVVKEITNDDQTNVDRD; this is encoded by the coding sequence ATGAGTGCTTTGGCTTATTTCGCTTTCGCGAAAGCGACAACCGCACAAACCACTGAAGCCAAGCAGTATAAGGTTCAAACCATTGCCTTCTACAATCTGGAAAACCTTTTTGACACTGAAGATGATACCACCATTTTTGATGAGGCTAGCCCTATTATGGAGATGGACGAAGGTATACGTGAAGAAGTGTATCAAAAGAAGCTGTCTAACATGGCCAGAGTCATCCGCAAAATAGGAGCAGAAAAATCTCAATCTGCACCTACCATTCTAGGCGTTTGCGAGGTGGAAAACCGTAAGGTTCTTGAAGACTTGGTGAATCATCCATTGCTGCGAGAGTTTGATTACGGTATAGAACATTTCAATTCTCCAGACCGTCGCGGTATTGATACGGGCTTTTTATACAAAAAGCGCGAATTCAAGGTGTTGAATAGTACCCTTAAAGAACTGTTGATTTACGATCCTGTAGATGGAGATCGTATTTATACCAGAGACCCGATTATCGTTACAGGCGAGCTCAATGGTGACAAGATGACCTTTATCGTTAATCACTGGCCATCACGCAGTGGTGGAGAGCAAAAAAGCCGAAGTAAAAGAAATGCAGCTGCAGAACTTAACAAATCCATTATTGACAGTCTGCACAGTATAGATTCTATGTCTAAGATATTTGTTATGGGTGACCTTAACGACGACCCAACAAATGAAAGCGTCAAGGATATCCTCAATGCTCAAGAAAATAGAGAAGAGGTAAAGCCACAAATGATCTATAATCCCTATCTACAAATGCATAGAGATGGTTATTCTACACTATTCTACAGAGATGCGGGAAACCTATTTGACCAGATTATGTTTACTTATCCTATGCTAATGGAGGCGAACCAGTCCGGTTATCAGTACTGGCAATCCCATATTTATAATCCTAGTTTTATGAGCAATAAAACGGGACAATATAAAGGTTATCCTTACCGAAGCTTTTTAGGGAGCACTTTTACAGGTGGTTTTAGCGACCACTTTCCTGTATATGTGTATGTCGTCAAGGAAATAACTAATGACGATCAAACCAACGTAGATCGCGACTAG